The window ATGCAGAGCCGTACAGCGATACTGCACCTATGACAAACGGAATCGCCCCAACTTTGTCTCCGCAATGGAAGCGATCCTGCGGAAAACAGCTGGCTCTCCTTAACTTGACGCGCATGCCTTACAGGGCTCTCTTTGTTAATGGCCCTCCATTCCCAGGGCTCACGCCCTGGGCTGCGGAATGCGGACGCCCCTCTTGGGGCTTAGGCCCTTGCTCCTGGTACGCTCAAGACGATTCCAATCACCCTTATTTAAGCGCCATTCACGCGTGTCCCCGAAATGCATCGTAGGCGCGGGCGGCCCGGCAAAGACTATTTTCGAAGCAGTCCCCATGCGTCGTGCCGCAGCCGGGCGCAGGGGTGACTGTCCCTCAGTCCGGGGGAGTGGCTTTGCAGACGACGATCGTGAGATCGTCGGCCGGCTTCATGCCCTCGGTGAAATCCCAGAGGGCCCGGCGGACATGCAGAACGATGTGCTCGGCCGGCTCGTCCTGATGAGCCCGGATGACCTCGAGGACTCTCTCCCCCTCAAAAGCGCTGCCGTCCGGAGCTTCACTCTCAGTAATGCCGTCGGTAAGAAGCACCACCAGGTCCCCGGGCCCAAATTCCACGCTTGCACCGTCGCCGTACGTGCTGTTGGGGAAGAGGCCCAGCGGGAAACCGGTGCTGTTCAGGACAGCCTTGAGTGCGCCGGACCGGTCAAGGAGGTAGCCGGGAGGGTGTCCGGCATTGGTGTACACCAGGCGCCGCGCCGGCGCATCGATATAAGTGAGCAACAAAGTGACGAAGCTGCCCGACTCCAGATCAGCGTGGAGCCATTTGTTGACAGGATCAAGGATCTGGCTGAACTCAGAGCGCGCCTGGCAGAGAGAGCGCACAAAGGCGCGCGTTTCCGACATAATGAGCGCGGGACCGAGGCCGTGCCCGCAAACATCCCCGATGACGATGCCCAGTGCGCCGTTCGACATGTCCAGGTAGTCGAAGTAGTCTCCGCATGTGGCCTCCGCAGGGAACACCGCGCCCGCAATGTCGAAGCCCTCGAGCTGCGGCGGCTGCTCGGGGTAAAGCTTCTTTTGCACCATCGCCGCGTAGTGCATCTCGATCTCCCGTTCCTCCGTCCTGATGCGTTCCGTGACGTCTTTGAGGAGCGAGACGAAGTGGGTGACCCGTCCCTCTGAATCCTTCATCGGCGTGATGGTCTGCTCGGCCTGGTACATGTCGCCATTCTTCTTTCGATTCGTGATCGTCGACCGGTAGACCTCACCATTGAGCAGTGTTTTCCAGAGCTCCTGATAGTGCCCGGGACTGTATTTCCCGGATTTGAGGATGCGGGGACTGTTGCCCAGGGCCTCTGCGCGGGAATAGCCGGTGGTCGCCTCAAACGCAGGATTCACATACTCGATCATGCCGTCACGATTGGTGATAAAGACCGTGTCCGCGGTCTGCTCCACGACATTGTATAAGCGCTCCAGTGCCTGCTGCTGTTTCCTGCGCTCGCTGATGTCGCGGAACACAACCACTCCTCCCGCCGAGGCGCCGTCCTCGTCCACCAGCGGCGAGCCGCCGACGCTGATCCATACACCGGCGGGCACGCGGGGATTGCGGATAAAAATCTCCTCCTCCCGCACCTCCTCGCCCCGCATGGCCCGCGCCAGAGGCAGCCGATCCGACGGAAAGGGCGTCTGAGTGTCAGGGTAGTAGCAGCCATAGGTCGATGACCATTCGGATGGACTTACGTCTTTGAGCCCGATGCCGAGAATCTTCTGGGCGCAATCGTTGAACAGGAGGAATTTGCCGTCGGTGCCGGCGACGACCACCCCCTCGGTCAGACTGCGCCAGACCGACCCGAATATCCGGTCCTGCTTGCGCAGGGCGTGGTCACGGGACCACTTGGAATAGAACAGCCCCAGCCCGCTCAGTGCTTCCCAGAACAGGAACACGCCTATGCCGAGTGCCAGAGGCAGCCTGGTAAGGTAGCCCGAGAGGAATGCCTCCGTGGGCTGGCCCAGAAGTTGCCAAGCCTGGCCGCCCAGCACGATCGAGCGCACGAACACCTCTCCTCCGCGTGCGCTGCCGTTTTCCCAATCCGGAGAGGAGTCAATTACCTCGGTCTTCCCGGCCACATCGTTGTCCACCAGCTGAAATCGTACGCGGGGCGGGCCGCCCCCCAATAACAGCGATTCCTCGACGATATCCTGGGCACCCAGCACAAAGACAACAAATCCCTCCAGCTGAACCTGCGTGCCGGAGCGCCGGGCCCTGGTCTCCCGATAGACGGGCACGAGGGCGAGGACCCCTCTCGGGGAACCCGGTTCCAGCTCCAAATCGACAGGATCGGTAAGCGTGATTTTCTGCGTCTTCGCTGCGAGGGTCAGCGCTGCTTTCCGGACGGGATCCGAGGAAATGTCGAATCCGACCTTGCGCTCGTTGGGTCCAAAAGGCTCGACATACAGGACCGGGTAATATTCTTTCTGTGGTGGGGCGGGAACCATCTTGCCCTGCGGGGCCTGCATCCGGATGCGGTATCCCTGGAAGCCTTCCGCGCGGGCGGACCGTTCATGCTCCTCGCGCCGGCTTGCTGCAACGCGCGGGGCCCACTCCAGCGCATGGATGGCAGGATTGCCCTCGAGTATGTCACGGGTGAACGTCCGGAAATCCGCGCGCGTCATTTTTCCCTGCGCGCTGATAAACGCCCGGACATGATGCAGGTCCTCGGTTATGTCATAGACTTCCTTTTGAAGCAGGGCCGCGCGCTCGGACATGTGCGTTTCGAAAGCCATGCGTGCACTTTGCTGCTCGACCCGGGAGGCCGCCCGGAAGGTAATCCAACCCAGGAACGGTCCCAACAGCAGAAAGATCGACCCTGTGACCCACCCGATTCCATGCACCCAGGACGCCTTGATTCCCAATGCTGTTTCCCTCGAAGACCAACGCAGCATTAACGCAGCTGAAGGTGAACCGGGATCTGCGTTCACCTGCATGCATCTAAGGTAATTCTACCTGCCGCCCAGGATTTTATCGAGCGCGGCGATACGCTCGTCGAGTTCCTTGCGGAGCGCGTTATGGCGCTCGATCGCGTCGCGGCCGGTCTTCTGGTCCGCGCTGTTGGTCATGCCGTAGAGATAGGTGATGTGTGCCTGCAGCTCGGGCTTGCCGTAGCGCACGGCCGGTGTGATCAGGTGCGACGCCAGCTCGTTGAGCTTCGCCAGCGTATCGACCGAGGCCGCGGCTGCGCCGCGCAGGCTCCTCTGCGCAGCCTGAAGCCGCGCAACCGCCTTGTTGACGTCGCTCACGAGGTCGCGGACGCGCATGTTGTGCTCGAACTGCTCACGCAGATCCGCGACCGTCACGCCGTCCCTGGTCACGCGCGGATCCTCGATCACCGCGAGCGGCTGCATCGCGCTCCACGAGCCGGCGGTGAGCCGCACGGAGTAGTTGCCTGGCACGGCCATCGGGCCATTCGGCCCCTCCGGACGTGCCTCGCTCTGCCACGGCCCCGGATAACGAAGGTCCCACGTGAAGCGGTGCATGCCCGCGCTCCTGTCGAGACGCGCGGGTACGCCGCGCTGGCGGGGTCCGGTCTCATCTTCGTTGACGGGCGCCTCGGCCGCGGGCGGCTGGCCGGCGGCGACGGCGCTCGAGATCTTCCGGACGACCTTGCCGGTGCCGTCGAGGATCTCGAGAGTGATGTCGCCCGCGGGCCCGGCGGCGAGGTAGTAGTCGATCGTTGCGCCTGGGGGCGGATACTGCGGGCCCCCTCCGCGCCCGCCGCCGCGCGCGGAGCTCCGGACCGCATCGCGCGGCTTGAACAGGATTGCCTGCGCTGCCGCGGACTGGCCGCTCAGCTGGTGCAGCGGCGTAAGGTTGTCGAGGATCCAGAACGAGCGCCCCTGCGTCGAAAGCACGAGGTCTTTGTGCGCTACCCTGATGTCCGTGACCGGCGTGGCCGGCAGGTTCATCTGGAACTTCTGCCAGTGAGCGCCGTCGTCGAACGAAATGTAGATCCCGAATTCCGTGCCGGCATACAGCAGCCCCGCGCGGTCCGGGTCTTCGCGCACCACACGTGTCGGCTCGTCGGCGGCGATCCCGTTGTTGCCGTCCGTGAGCCGCGTCCACGTCCTGCCGAGGTCATCGGTCCGGTAGATGTAAGGTGCGAAGTCGCCGAGGAGATACCGGTAAATCGCCACATGCGCGGTCCCGGCACGGCGCGGGCTCGGCTCGATATTC is drawn from Terriglobia bacterium and contains these coding sequences:
- a CDS encoding SpoIIE family protein phosphatase, whose amino-acid sequence is MGIKASWVHGIGWVTGSIFLLLGPFLGWITFRAASRVEQQSARMAFETHMSERAALLQKEVYDITEDLHHVRAFISAQGKMTRADFRTFTRDILEGNPAIHALEWAPRVAASRREEHERSARAEGFQGYRIRMQAPQGKMVPAPPQKEYYPVLYVEPFGPNERKVGFDISSDPVRKAALTLAAKTQKITLTDPVDLELEPGSPRGVLALVPVYRETRARRSGTQVQLEGFVVFVLGAQDIVEESLLLGGGPPRVRFQLVDNDVAGKTEVIDSSPDWENGSARGGEVFVRSIVLGGQAWQLLGQPTEAFLSGYLTRLPLALGIGVFLFWEALSGLGLFYSKWSRDHALRKQDRIFGSVWRSLTEGVVVAGTDGKFLLFNDCAQKILGIGLKDVSPSEWSSTYGCYYPDTQTPFPSDRLPLARAMRGEEVREEEIFIRNPRVPAGVWISVGGSPLVDEDGASAGGVVVFRDISERRKQQQALERLYNVVEQTADTVFITNRDGMIEYVNPAFEATTGYSRAEALGNSPRILKSGKYSPGHYQELWKTLLNGEVYRSTITNRKKNGDMYQAEQTITPMKDSEGRVTHFVSLLKDVTERIRTEEREIEMHYAAMVQKKLYPEQPPQLEGFDIAGAVFPAEATCGDYFDYLDMSNGALGIVIGDVCGHGLGPALIMSETRAFVRSLCQARSEFSQILDPVNKWLHADLESGSFVTLLLTYIDAPARRLVYTNAGHPPGYLLDRSGALKAVLNSTGFPLGLFPNSTYGDGASVEFGPGDLVVLLTDGITESEAPDGSAFEGERVLEVIRAHQDEPAEHIVLHVRRALWDFTEGMKPADDLTIVVCKATPPD